Below is a genomic region from Fimbriimonadaceae bacterium.
GCTCTGCTGGGTACGACGAGCTGGCTAGACCCAACACCTCGGGGGCTCACGCGGATCAAGAAACTCGCATCAGGGGATCCTGAATATGCTGCCGCTATACTTGGCCGATGGATCGATCATCTGAGTCCCAGAGAGTTTACAGAGCTACTCCAAATCATAGGTGGACATGATCTGCAACAGGCCTCTGCCGCAGTCGACTTGCTGGGAAGCTGGATGTACCATCAGAAACCTTTCGATGGACCATTGAGCGACTTGGCGTGGCGTTGTATCGAACACGGGCCCTCGAGAAAACCGGCTCGATCTGCCGAAGGTTGGCATTTTGATGAGTTGGCCTCTAAATTGACCGAGGCCAATCCTGACGTAGGCTTTGAGAAATTCCACCAGCTTCTTATCGCGTCTCCATCCCGGACGTCGGACTGGGAACTCCTGGATATGGATGGGGGAAATCAATGGTGGAAAACGCTACGAGCGCAAGACCGCCTGCGCGTATTTCGGATCTTACTCGCGACCTCTCTGGCAGACCACACCGTGCAAGAAATGCTTTCCTGGCGACTGAAGGACCTACTCGATCAAGAGCAGGACGCTGACGATTTGCTCAAGGCCATTGGAGACGAGGCCGGCCTTGCACGCATTGCTGCAAGATGGCTCGTTGGCAGCAAGCCAAACTTTTGGACTCTCGCGTTTGCACTTCTTAAGAGATTTCCTCACAACCCTCAGCTACAAAGTGCCCTCACCTCGGCAGCGATGGACATAGGAACCATGATTGAAGGCCCCGGTTCCCGCTTCTATACAATACGACAGCAGGAGATTCAGGCACTGGTGGAGAGCTCTTCCACACCAACGGAAGCGCGTCCTTGGCTCCGGGATTTGATTGAAATACTTGGTTCAGAAGTCGAAACCCGTTTGATCTGGGAATATGATCTTGAGGTGAACGATGTGAAACGGTACATCCATGGAGATGACATCGATCAAAAGCGGTGGGCTATCGGTAGGGTCCTCAAATATGCGCAATGGTCTGATGTCAGGAAGCTGCTGACGGTGGATGAAATCGAAGAGGCTCTCCCCCATATCACTCTGCCAGAGCCGAGGCGAACGATCATCGCGAGACTTTTACCGACCTGGAAATATGCCGGCTAGCATCCTCACATCCCTTCAGCGGCAGGTGCTGACTTCTTTCTTCCAGAACGATCTGGGGCAACGGGGCTATTATTTGACTGGAGGGACTGCCCTCGCGGAGTTTTATCTTCGTCACAGACATTCGGATGATTTGGATTTCTTCACCCGAAGACAAGACCGGCTCGACCAAGACTTCAGGCACTTCCTCGATCTTATCCCTACATTCGGCCTTACCATTTCTTCCGACACGATATCAGGCGACTACTTGAAGCTTTTTGTGCGAAACGAGGGCAGCAATCAGGAAGAGCTTAAAATTGAATTCGCACGGGATGTACCGGCACAAATGGCACCGCACACAATTCAAGAGGGAATCGTTATCGATTCATTCGAGGACATCGCAACAAATAAAATATGTGCGATTCTTAGTCGCCAGCCCTCTGAGCCAAAAGATTTTTACGATTTATATTTCATACTAAAGCACTCCCATTTCACCTTGGACTATCTCATAAGCCGCGCCCGGGAGAAAGAGGCCCTGCTAGATACCGAGGACGGAATACTGCTGTTCGCAGCAAACCTGCTGACTGTCCAGAATCTCGCTCTGATGCGCAAGCTCGAACCAAGGATGATTAAACCCGTCTCGGCTGAGGAACTTCACGATTTTCTCTTTCCTCTGGCTACAGAGCTTTCAC
It encodes:
- a CDS encoding nucleotidyl transferase AbiEii/AbiGii toxin family protein; amino-acid sequence: MPASILTSLQRQVLTSFFQNDLGQRGYYLTGGTALAEFYLRHRHSDDLDFFTRRQDRLDQDFRHFLDLIPTFGLTISSDTISGDYLKLFVRNEGSNQEELKIEFARDVPAQMAPHTIQEGIVIDSFEDIATNKICAILSRQPSEPKDFYDLYFILKHSHFTLDYLISRAREKEALLDTEDGILLFAANLLTVQNLALMRKLEPRMIKPVSAEELHDFLFPLATELSQRYRPGHR